One Xylanibacillus composti genomic window carries:
- a CDS encoding response regulator transcription factor, whose product MEHATVLLVDDEQGLLDLLTFTLSKYGIGNIVTATTAQQAMEILLQRDISLIVLDIMLPDGDGFDVCEKMRNITEAPILFLTAKNQDIHKIKGFELGADDYITKPFNPTEVAARVQVHLKRMQRVQIVSRAVYDFGYFAVHKKSGQLFVQGVEVPCAPMEFLLLTFLCEHVNLIFTASELYEKVWQPYQTGDEKTVVIHISRLRKKIEPDPKNPQFLINIKGLGYKLVRREGYTR is encoded by the coding sequence TGGATCTGTTGACCTTTACGTTAAGTAAATACGGTATTGGCAATATAGTAACGGCAACGACAGCGCAGCAGGCGATGGAGATTCTTCTTCAGCGGGATATCTCTTTAATTGTCCTCGACATCATGCTGCCGGACGGCGATGGATTTGATGTGTGCGAGAAGATGAGGAACATAACGGAAGCGCCTATTTTATTTTTAACGGCCAAAAATCAGGACATCCACAAGATCAAAGGGTTTGAACTGGGAGCGGATGATTATATCACCAAACCGTTTAACCCTACGGAAGTTGCGGCCAGAGTTCAAGTCCATTTAAAGAGAATGCAGCGCGTCCAGATCGTATCTAGAGCGGTTTATGATTTCGGATATTTTGCTGTACATAAAAAAAGCGGACAACTGTTTGTTCAAGGTGTGGAAGTTCCCTGTGCGCCAATGGAATTTTTATTGCTTACTTTCTTATGTGAGCATGTCAATCTGATTTTTACAGCCAGCGAACTGTATGAAAAAGTATGGCAACCTTACCAGACAGGGGATGAGAAAACGGTGGTCATTCACATTTCCAGGCTGCGCAAGAAAATTGAACCTGATCCAAAGAATCCGCAATTTCTGATTAATATTAAAGGATTGGGATACAAATTGGTGAGAAGAGAAGGATATACAAGATGA